A genomic segment from Nicotiana tabacum cultivar K326 chromosome 9, ASM71507v2, whole genome shotgun sequence encodes:
- the LOC107769194 gene encoding transmembrane 9 superfamily member 3-like, whose translation MKKVRAIVSICMVSLFVVYRLFISQDASDDHRYKRGDPVPLYANKVGPFHNPSESYRYYDLPFCIPDKVKLEEKKEALGEVLNGDRLISGPYVLDFLVEKDSEILCRKKLTKEEVAQFRKAVDKDYYFEMYYDDLPIWGLIGRVENREETEDPKDYKYFLYKHIHFDIHYNKDHVIEITARTDPHSVLDLTEDKEVDAEFTYTAKWKQTDILFENRMDKFLQTSLPHHLEIHWFSIINSCVIVLLLTGFLATILMRVLKNDFIKYAHDEEAVNDHEETGWKYIHGDVFRFPKHKSLFAAALGCGTQLFTLTVFVFLLALVGVFYPYNRGALFTALLVIYALTSGVTGYTATSFYCQHEGTNWVRNLVLTGSLFCGPLALMFCFLNSVAVSYSSTAALPFGTIMVIVLMWIFMTSPLLVLGGIAGKNSRTGFQAPCRTTKYPREIPLLAWYRGTVPQMAMAGFLPFSAIYIELYYIFESVWGQKIYTIYTILFIVFILLLIVTAFITVALTYFQLAAEDHKWWWRSFLCGGSTSIFIYGYCLYYYYYYARSDMSGFMQISFFFGYMACICYGFFLMLGTVGFRSSLLFVRHIYRSIKCE comes from the exons ATGAAGAAAGTGCGTGCTATTGTTTCCATTTGCATGGTCAGCCTTTTCGTAGTTTACCGCCTCTTTATCAGCCAAGATGCCTCTGATGATCATCGCTATAAACGGGGAGATCCAGTCCCTCTTTATGCTAATAAGGTTGGTCCTTTCCACAATCCCAG TGAATCCTACCGATATTATGATCTACCATTTTGTATACCAG ATAAAGTGAAATTGGAAGAGAAGAAAGAAGCTCTAGGTGAAGTCTTAAATGGGGATCGGCTCATAAGTGGTCCTTATGTGCTCGATTTCTTAGTAGAGAAAGACTCTGAAATTCTTTGTAGGAAGAAGCTAACAAAGGAAGAAGTAGCTCAGTTTCGAAAAGCAGTTGATAAAGACTATTACTTCGAAATGTACTATGATGACTTGCCCATATGGGGTCTTATTGGAAGAGTTGAGAATAGAGAAGAAACAGAAGATCCAAAAGATTATAAGTACTTCCTGTACAAACATATACATTTCGATATCCATTATAACAAGGATCATGTTATTGAGATCACAGCAAGAACGGATCCACATTCTGTTTTGGACCTAACAGAAGATAAGGAAGTCGATGCTGAGTTTACATACACTGCGAAATGGAAGCAAACAGATATTCTATTTGAGAATCGGATGGATAAATTCTTGCAGACTTCTCTACCACATCACTTGGAGATCCACTGGTTTTCCATCATAAATTCTTGTGTCATAGTCCTCCTCTTAACTGGTTTCCTTGCCACGATTCTTATGCGAGTACTTAAGAATGACTTTATCAA GTATGCACATGATGAAGAAGCAGTTAATGATCACGAGGAGACGGGATGGAAGTACATACATGGTGATGTCTTTAGGTTCCCAAAACACAAGTCATTGTTTGCTGCAGCACTTGGTTGTGGCACTCAGCTCTTTACTCT GACAGTTTTTGTATTCCTTCTGGCACTTGTAGGGGTGTTTTATCCCTACAATAGAGGAGCTCTATTCACTGCCCTTCTGGTTATATATGCACTCACTTCTGGCGTCACCGGATACACAGCTACCTCTTTCTATTGCCAGCATGAAGGAACTAACTGG GTAAGGAATTTGGTCTTGACCGGGAGTCTCTTCTGTGGGCCTTTAGCGCTAATGTTCTGCTTCCTCAATTCTGTTGCAGTTAGCTATAGTTCAACTGCTGCTCTACCATTTGGCACAATTATGGTAATAGTACTTATGTGGATATTCATGACATCGCCACTGCTTGTATTGGGAGGAATTGCTGGCAAGAATAGCAGAACTGGTTTCCAAGCTCCATGCCGCACCACAAAATATCCAAGAGAAATCCCATTACTCGCATGGTACCGTGGTACTGTCCCTCAGATGGCAATGGCGGGATTTTTACCATTTAGTGCCATCTACATTGAACTCTATTACATATTTGAAAGTGTATGGGGTCAAAAAATCTACACCATCTACACCATATTGTTTATAGTCTTCATTCTTCTGCTTATAGTGACCGCTTTCATCACTGTTGCATTGACTTATTTCCAACTTGCTGCAGAAGATCATAAATGGTGGTGGAG GTCATTTCTCTGTGGTGGATCAACTAGCATCTTTATCTATGGCTATTGCttgtactactactactactacgcGAGATCCGACATGTCTGGATTCATGCAAATCTCATTTTTCTTTGGATACATGGCTTGCATCTGCTATGGTTTCTTCCTCATGTTAGGAACTGTTGGTTTCCGCTCATCCTTGCTCTTTGTTCGTCACATCTATCGATCTATCAAGTGTGAGTAA
- the LOC107790777 gene encoding protein KINASE OF THE OUTER CHLOROPLAST MEMBRANE 1-like: protein MAKDVKVSPLATSFDYELYDGDPDHLRTVVAATTPSGPCIDPASIKLRHRIGRGYFGDVWSATHHQSATDYDENHEVAIKMLHPINEDQVKAFLSKFEELWVNLKSKQLQGVCWLHGISVISGKICIAMRSYEGSVGDKIARLKGGKLQLLDVLRYGIELAKGIQELHSMNVLVLNLKPTNFLLNEHDEVFLGDFGIPYLLLGVQPPDSDLALRLGTPNYMAPEQWEPEVRGPISCETDAWGFGCSIIEMLSGVQPWFGKSVQDIYRSVVINQEKPQLPSGLPTAIENVLNGCFEYDLRNRPLMVDILQTFESSQNAVYSEGEWSDIGGTLSVDKTKTSGFTTWYLSKDLLQVGDTIRSRKLLNSGKSQELAVLEGNVVGLEKDTDRDGFVLVRVPNLPSPLRVNTSTIERVTCGLAAGDWVCLVNETKQHSSLGVLHSVQRDGNASVAFLGLETLWTGHSSEVQKVVPYFLGQFVQLKSNVETPRFEWPQKRGGRWATGRILQILPNGCLVVQFPGRMMFGGEPNTFLANPDEVIQVSFDTCPSIIEKYQHLEDFHWAIRPLSVAFSLFTAVKLGVSVGKCIKSKLKDPKNCQTSGDGRTQDGEIGGKSAWLRPNLANILFKEGAASATAR from the exons ATGGCTAAAGATGTCAAAGTATCTCCTTTGGCAACCTCTTTCGATTATGAGCTTTATGACGGAGATCCTGATCATCTTAGAACTGTTGTTGCTGCGACTACCCCATCTGGTCCTTGTATTGATCCTGCATCAATCAAACTTAGACACAGGATTGGGCGTGGATACTTTGGTGATGTTTGGTCAGCCACTCATCATCAGTCAGCTACTGATTACGATGAGAATCATGAAGTAGCTATAAAGATGTTACATCCTATAAATGAGGATCAAGTAAAGGCCTTCTTAAGTAAGTTTGAGGAGTTATGGGTAAATTTGAAATCTAAACAACTCCAAGGTGTTTGCTGGTTGCATGGTATCTCTGTAATATCTGGAAAG ATCTGTATAGCTATGAGATCCTATGAGGGGTCAGTTGGTGACAAAATAGCTCGGCTGAAAGGAGGGAAGCTTCAGTTACTTGATGTTCTCAG ATATGGTATTGAATTGGCTAAAGGAATACAAGAGTTGCATTCAATGAATGTCTTGGTTCTGAACCTTAAGCCAACTAATTTTCTTCTGAATGAACATGACGAAGTGTTCCTTGGAGACTTTGGGATTCCGTATCTTCTTCTTGGAGTTCAACCACCTGATTCAGATCTAGCATTAAGGCTTGGAACTCCAAACTACATGGCTCCGGAACAGTGGGAACCTGAGGTTAGAGGCCCAATATCTTGCGAGACTGATGCTTGGGGATTTGGATGCAGCATTATTGAGATGTTGAGTGGTGTTCAGCCCTGGTTTGGTAAATCAGTCCAAGATATATATCGTTCAGTGGTGATAAACCAAGAAAAGCCACAACTTCCTAGTGGCCTCCCCACTGCCATTGAGAATGTTCTCAATGGTTGTTTTGAGTATGATCTCCGCAATCGACCTCTGATGGTGGACATTTTGCAAACATTTGAAAG CTCGCAGAATGCTGTTTATAGTGAAGGAGAGTGGAGCGACATAGGAGGGACTCTGTCTGTTGACAAAACCAAAACCAGTGGCTTTACCACATGGTACCTTTCAAAAGATCTTCTTCAAGTGGGAGATACTATTCGCTCGAGAAAATTGTTGAACTCTGGAAAGTCTCAAGAGTTGGCTGTGTTGGAAGGAAATGTTGTTGGTCTTGAGAAAGATACTGATCGAGATGGATTTGTGCTGGTGCGAGTCCCTAATTTGCCGAGCCCTCTGAGGGTAAATACATCAACCATAGAGAGGGTTACATGTGGTTTGGCAGCTGGGGATTGGGTGTGCTTGGTCAATGAAACTAAGCAGCACTCTTCTTTGGGCGTCCTGCACTCTGTGCAGCGTGATGGAAATGCAAGTGTTGCTTTTTTAGGCTTAGAAACTTTATGGACAGGACATTCTTCTGAAGTCCAAAAGGTGGTCCCATATTTTTTGGGACAGTTTGTGCAGTTGAAATCAAATGTTGAAACTCCCCGGTTCGAATGGCCTCAGAAAAGGGGAGGGAGATGGGCTACCGGGAGAATATTACAGATACTTCCAAATGGTTGTCTTGTTGTTCAATTTCCAGGACGGATGATGTTTGGTGGTGAACCTAATACTTTCTTGGCTAATCCAGATGAGGTGATTCAAGTGTCTTTTGATACATGTCCTAGCATTATCGAAAAGTATCAGCATCTTGAGGATTTTCACTGGGCTATTCGACCACTTTCTGTTGCATTTAGCCTATTTACAGCAGTAAAGCTTGGTGTATCTGTAGGAAAATGTATTAAATCTAAGCTGAAGGACCCAAAGAATTGCCAGACCTCCGGTGATGGTCGTACTCAAGATGGTGAAATTGGTGGCAAGTCGGCCTGGCTTCGGCCAAATCTTGCAAATATCCTCTTTAAAGAAGGTGCTGCCTCTGCTACTGCTAGATAA